GCTGGTCCCGTCGGAAAGGGCCATGTTCCCGTCCAACGACAGCGCCGCTTTGAGCGTCACCCAGGGACGGCGGCGCGTCTGCAAAGACAAAAAGCCGCGGTTCAACCAGGCCGCTTCTTTTTGGAGCACGCCGCAGACGGTTTCGACGCCGGCGTCGCTCAAAATTTTCAGGCCGCGGCCGTCGACTTTCGGGTTGGGGTCGCCAACAGCGCACACGCAACGTGCGATACCGGCCCTCACCAGCGCCGGAGCGCAGGGCGGCTGACGGCCCTGATGGCTGCACGGCTCCAGCGTCACATAGGCGGTGGCGCCGCGCGCCTTGTCTCCGGCGTCGCGCAGGGCCGCCGCCTCGGCGTGAAGCCCGCCGAGATGGTCGTGCCAGCCGCGGCCGACTACCGCGCCGTCTTTGACGATCACGCAGCCGACCATGGGGTTGGGCGTGGTTTTTCCCAGGCCGCGCAGCGCCAGATCGAGGGCCTGGCGCATGTGATGTTCGTCGGTCCATTGCTGTCTCATGCGCGATGGATGCCTCGCTTTCGTTTGGGATTGTACGTCCGGCGCACGATGCCGCCGTCTTCCGTTTCCTCACCGGCCGCCGACAGCGCGCCGGCAGCTTCCGGCACATCGCGCCGCTCGGGCAGCGCTTCGCGGTAAGGCACGTCGATGGTCTTGTCCCAACGATATTTTGCCGTCTCCGGCACTGGGATCCCGATCGGGCGCTCCACGCGCACCAGCTCCACCGTCCTTTTGGGCGCCGGCGCTTCCGGCGCGGGGGCCTCGGTCAGGAAATCGAGGATCTTCGCGGCCTGAACGGGGCCGATGCCGGGCGCTTTTTGCAGTTCTTCCGCGGAGAGCGAAGCGATACGCTGTACGCTGCCGAACGTCGACAGCAGCAGCGCCGCCTTGTGCTTGCCGATGCCGGGGACGTCCTCCAGCGCCGAACGGCTGAGGCGCGAAACGCGCTTGCGGCGGTGCGTGGTGATGGCGAAGCGGTGCGACTCGTCGCGCACGCGCTGCAGAAGACGCAGCGCCGGATCGTTCCAGTCGAGCCGCAGCGGCGGCTTGTCCGGCTCGGTGAAGATCAGTTCGTCGCGTTTGGCCAGCGCGATCGTGCGGATCGCCACGGGCACCTCGGCCAGCGCCTGACGGGCGAAGGCCAGCTGCTCGGGGCCGCCGTCGATGAGGATCAGCTGCGGCAGCGGCAGCTGGCTTTCGATCATGCCGCGGTAACGCCGCAGCACCGTCTCGCGCATGGAGCGGAAATCGTCGATGCCGTCCACCGACTTGATGGCGTAACGGCGGTACAGCGACTGATTGGGATAACCCTGCTCGAAGACCACGGCCACGCCGTACGTCTCGCGTCCCGCCGAATGGGAGATGTCGAACCCGTCGATGCGCCACGGCACCACGGGCAGGCCGCAGAGGTCGCGCAGTCGCGTCATCGCGGCCCACGTGTCCTCGTCGAGATCGTCGGTGAGCGTCACCGAGAGCTTCTGGCGCGAGAACTTCCACAGGTCGCGGATCGTGTCGCGCGCCTTGGCCGCCTCTTCGAAGCGCATCTCCTTCGCCAGACGCTCCATGCGCGTCCGCAGGCGCGACACCAGATCGGCGGTCTGCCCGTTCAGCAGCATGAGGATGTCGTCGACGGTTTCGTTGTACTCTTTTTCCGTGCACTTGCCCGCGCAGGGGCCGAGGCACTTGCCGATATCGTACATTATACACGGGCGCGCCAGCTTTTCCTTTTCCAGATTCATCGAGCAGTTCCGCGCCGGGAAAAAATTCTTGATCAGGTTCAGCATGCTGCGCATCGCTCCGGCGCTGGTGTAGGGCCCGAAAACGCGCCCCGCCTTCGGGCGCGTGTGGGTGACCAGCACGCGCGGAAACCTTTCGGCCGTGACGACGATGAACGGATAGCGCGAGCCCATTTTCAGTTCCACGTTGAAGAACGGCTGGATCACCTTGATCAGGCGGCTCTCGACGATAAACGCCTCCGACTCCGTTTCCGTGCGGATGAAGCTGATGTCCTGCACCGTCTGCACCAGCTTGCGCAGGCGCGGGATGGCGAAATCCCGATGGTTGAAATAGGACGAGACGCGGCGCTTCAGCTTTTTCGCCTTGCCGACGTAGATCACCCTGCCCGTTTCGTCGTGCATCAGATAGACGCCGGGCTTGAGCGGCAGAGTCCTGAGAATGGCGCGGATCCTCCCCATGCGTTCCCGTTCATCCATTCGCCGCGCCCCCCCTTCGTCATGATTCTTCGATTTGAAACCCTGAATTCCATGGACGTCAGGGCAATCGCTTACGGAATAAGAACCCCCGTAGGGACGAGCCCCAGGACCTGCAGAGCCGTAGGGATGCCAAGCCCGCAGAGCTTGCGCTTGCTCCTCATCCCGCATTTGCATGTTTCACAGGTCTTCAGCATCTGCAAAGCGAGTTTTCGCAGAATGTTCATCACTTCCGCCGCGTTCTTCGCTCTCGCACGGCAGTCATCCTCCCTGAAGGCCATGTCTAGCATCCAGTGTAAGTTGTTCTCGATCGCCCAGTGCTCTCTCTTGATGCGCAGAAGGTCTTGCGCCCGGGCTCCTTTCAGGCTGTAGATGAAGTAATGGTCTTCAGTGCTGGTCTTGTTATCGACGTTCCGGGTGTTGTGGATCCAGGCGACGCCCGTGATGCCTCGCCAGTCTTCAAGTCCTTCGAACCAGCTCAGGTCGTTGGAAAGGTAACATTCTCTTCTCTCGATGCGCCCATGATCCTTCTCCAGGGTGCTGGCATACTGTCCTTTGGCTTTGAGTTCTCTTGTGCTTGTGTCCTGCGCTTCGCTGCGCAGGTGCCAGATGATGTCGTCGTGCAGTTTCTTCTGATTGCCTTTGACGGCGAGGACGTAATCTCCGCCCTTTTCGATGATCTTGGCGGCGATGTCCTTCTGCGTCCCCATGGCGTCGATGGTGACGACGGTGTCTTTGACCTGAAAGAGATCCAGCAGTTCGGGGATGGCCGTGATCTCGTTGCTCTTCTCGTCGGTCTTGATCTGACCGAGGACCAGCTGCGCCCGACTGGCAAAAGCGGTGAGCACGTGACTGGCTTTCCGTTCGGAACTGCCGCTGCGGCATATGGTCTTGCCGTCGATGGCGACGGTCATGCCTCTTGACTCCGCCAACTTGCCCAGGTGGACGTACAGCTCGCTCATCCAGGCGTTGAAGCGTTCGGACAACACGCGGGGATCGAGGCGGCTCAACACCTTGCCAAAGGTATCGTGAGAAGGGGTGCCGTGGCGGAAGTCGCAGAACGGCGCCAGATATTTCTTCTGATGATCGGCAAACATGGCCATTTCCGTATAGGTATCCATGTTGCAGATCACGGCCAGCACGCTGACCAGAAGGATATCCTGGAGCCGATAGTGGATCGCGTTGCCTGTGCGGAAATCTTCAATTTCTGCCAGCAGTTCCAGAAATGTCTGGTTCATTTTCGTGCCTCCTGTCGGTGTTTTGGGGCGTTTTCGGTGTTTCTTTGTATTCTACCGCAGGGAGGCTTTCTTGGGATGAACTTACTTTTCTGCGTTGCGGCTTTCTTCTTCTCGTGAGCTTAATGGCAATTTTCTCGAGTGGGTTTTCGTAAGCGATTGCCCTGCATGGACGTTTTTCGGAGTTCCTTTTCTCGTTTTCTCGGCTATAATAGAGCGACTGGATCGGTATAATTTTACACCAGAACGGAGGAACTGTTTATGGCACTTGCGCTTTATAACGATCTGACGCGTAAAAAGGAGCCTTTTGTCCCGCTGCGCGAAGGAAAGGTCACTTTTTACAGCTGCGGCCCCACCGTATACGACTATTTCCACATCGGCAACGCGCGCCCCTTCATCGTCTTCGACGTGCTGCGCCGTTATCTCGAGTTCCGCGGCTACGAAGTCACCTTCGTGCAGAACTTCACCGACATCGACGACAAGATGATCGCCCGCGCCAACCGCGACGGCGTCACCGTACAACAGCTGGCCGAAAAGACTATCACCGATTATTACGAAGACGCCGACGCGCTCGGCATCAAACGCGCCTCCTTCTACCCCCGCGCCACCGAGTACATCCCCAAGATCATCAAACTGATCCAGCGCGTCATCGACAACGGCCACGCCTACGTCGTCGACGGCACCGTGTATTTCGACGTGAAAAGCTTCCCCGCCTACGGCAAGCTCAGCCATCAGAACCTCGACGACCTGCAGTCGGGCGCGCGCATCGAAGTGGACGACGTCAAGCGCAGCCCGCTCGATTTCGTGCTCTGGAAGCCGCAGAAGCCCGGCGAACCCGCCTGGGAAAGCCCCTGGGGCCTCGGCCGCCCGGGCTGGCACATCGAGTGCAGCGCCATGTCCACCGATCTGCTCGGCGACACCGTCGACATTCACACCGGCGGCATCGACCTGGTCTTCCCTCACCACGAGAACGAGATCGCCCAGAGCGAGGCCGCCACGGGCAAACCGTTCGTCAAATACTGGCTGCACAACGAATACATCCTCATCAACGCCGAAAAGATGTCCAAGTCGCTGGGCAACTTCCTCACCGCCCGCGCCGCGCGTCAGAAGTTCCCGCCGCTGGCCATCCGCATGTTCATGCTCGGCGCCCACTACCGCTCGCCCATCAACTTCGCCCCCGAAGGCCTCGAACAGGCCGCCGCGGCCGTAGAACGCCTGCGCAACTGCTGGAGCGACCTACAGTTCGCCAAGGGCGGCCGCCTCGGCGAAACATCCGCCGCCGGCGCCGCGCTTACGGCCGCGCTGGATACATTCCGCGAGGACTTCATCGCCGCCATGGACGACGATTTCAACACCGCCGCCGCCATCGGCGTGATCTTCGAGGCCGTCACCGAGGTCAACAAATACCTGAAAGGCAACGAAAAGCTCGACCCCGCCGCCGTGGCGGCCGCCGAAAAGTTCTTCGGCGACATCGACGGCGTCATGGGCATCATCGGCATCGAGCAGGAAAAGAAGGAAGAAAGCGGCGGCGAAGCCGCCCGGATCGAGGCGCTGATCGCCGAGCGCAACGCCGCCAGAAAGGCCAAGGATTTCAAACGTTCCGACGCCATCCGCGACGAGCTGGCCGCCCAGGGCGTCATCCTCGAAGACACGCCGCAGGGCACCAAGTGGAAGAAAAAAATCTAGCCCGTTCGATAACGAAAAGTCCCGATGGTCACATGATCATCGGGACTTTTCCATTCAGAATGTTCGCCGTGGAACACTCGCAGTCGGTAAATATTTCACGGCAGATTCCGCTTCAACGCGACTGCCGCCTTTGGGGACGGCTCCTACGAAAAAAGCTCTTCTTTGCGGGCAAGGATTTCCACGCCGCCCTGGCAGGCCGGACAGAAGCAATATTTGCCGCCGGACGCTTTGACCTTCTTGCCCTGCTCCGTCATCCGGGCGACCGTTTCCGCGCCCAAAAGATCGACGGCGGCCTGACTTTTCAGGAAGTCCATCGTCGCGTCGATGCTCTGCACGTCCTCTTCCAGTTCCTGCACGAGCTTTTCCGCCGCTTCCTTCTGCTTCGGCGTGCCGACCGCGTCGAGCCATTCCTGCCCCGCGGCCTTCATTTCGGCGCAGCAGCTTCCGGCCGCAACAACTTCTTTCACTTTGGCGATCATCGCATTGTTGTCCATTCTCATCCCATCCTTTCGTTATGAGAACTTCAATTGCCGTTCTTATTATATCACGATGCGTTCGGGATATTTCCCAGCCCGAGAAACTTCGCTGAACATTCTTACAAAAAATACAACTTGCGGAAGCGGACTGTCCGTGTTATCATTCTACCGTTCATCGTCGTGTCCATGCCTGAGTGGCGGAATCGGTAGACGCAGGGGACTCAAAATCCCCCGTGGGCGACCACGTGAGGGTTCGAGTCCCTCCTTAGGCACCAATTGAAAATACAGGACCGTTCGGCTTGTGTCGGACGGTCCTTTCGTTTTTTGTCATCTTCACATCACGCCGCGGCTGTAGTGGCCGCGGGTGGTGTTGGGGAGGTTTTGCGGGTTCCTGAGCGTGCCGGAAAGGGCCTGGCGGTACAGATCGGTCAGGCGGCGGATCTCGTCGGGGCGATAGGTTCGGGCGTCGATGCGCAGGCGGGCGACGCCGCAGTCCCGAAGCCGCGGCGCGAGGTCGAGGGCGCAGAGGTCCTGCGAGTTGAGCACGTGCATACGGCCGAACTGGTCGCTCGCCAGACGGAACACCGCGCGCGTGCGGTCGCGCAGATAGATTTCCCCGCGATGGCCGGCGGCGTCTTTTCCCTTGCCGCCGAGGAAGCTGTCGCCGACGTTGTACTCCGACACCATCATCTCGATCGGCCCCTGCACGAGGCATTCCAGCGGCAGCGGGCTGACGCCGGCCAGATGGCGGAGCTGGGTCATGTTCAGCTCGATCGACGGCGTGGCGCCGGCGGCTCCCCGTTCGTACCAGAAGAGCAGGCTCTGGCTGTTGTAAATATTCAGGCTCATGTCGGCCCACAGAGGGATTTTCAACTCCATTTCGCGCGCCAGCTGCCAGAGGCCGAGGTTGTGGACGTTGAGCTGGTCGGCGCCGCTGTCCTGCGCCCGACGGAGAAAGTCGTTGAAAAGGCGCAGCTGCGGTTCCGCAACGATGCGCGGCGTGCCGAGCGCGGCGCAGCGGCCGGCGGCGTGAACCAGTCCGACCGCGGCGGCGCAGTCGGCGAAGCCCGCGTCTTGATTGAAGTAGCGGTCGCCGCCGAAGATCACCCAGTCGGCGCCGCCGTCGAGCGCCGCCCGCACGCCGTCGAGGCGGTCGGTCCACACGGAAAGCCGCGTTTTCTCCGCGGGGCGAGCGGCGGCCAATTTTTTCAGAGCGGCGTTTTCCCGTTCGAGCAACGCCGACGCCGCCGATTTTTCCACGGGGCGGCGCGGCGGCAGAAAATCGTCGAGCCGCGCCCGGTCCAGCGCTTCGCAGGCCTGGCGGCGGGCTTCGTTGATCTCGCTGATAGGGACCATCAGATCCCCTTCCACAGCCAGTTCCAGTTTGTCCAGCGCGTATTCCGTCGCGCCGAGGCGTTCGAGCTGGCGGCGCAGCGACGCTTCGTCCAGAGGGCGCGTGCGGGCCGCTTCGGCGAGGAAGCGAGTACGTCCCTTTCCCGTATGCCCTTCGCCGTCGCTGAGTCCGACTTCCAGCGGACGCCCGACGGCCGCCGAAACTCTGGCGTTCACGGGCACGCGCCGTTTGTTCTTTTCGCCGTAGAACGTGGCGGCGTACTCCATCAGTTTTGTGTCCAGCGTGCGGAACACGGGCGCGTTCCGGCGCACGCCGGGCGGAACGTCGATCTCGGCCAGAGCGCCGGCCGGCGCCGATTCGACTTTGCGCCCGCCGACGGTCAGAGAAGCCGCGGTCGTGCCGGCGCCGCTTCCGCCTGTGCCCGCGAACTCGAGCCCGTCGCCGCGGCGCAGTTCCTTCTCCAGCCTGATCGCGGCGCGGCCGCGCCGCAGCGATTCGACGCGGCCGACGATCACGCCGCGGTTGTCGGGGCGGGAATCGCTGATCATCTTCCGTCCCGGTCGTCCCGTCAGGTACGCCGTCGTAAAGCCGCGGTTGAAGATCTGTTCGACGGCGGCGCGGTCGCGTTCCGGCACGCGGCAGTTCCCGGCCAGACAGCCGTCGATGGCGCGGCGGTACGCATCGACGACCACGGCCACGTACTCGGGGCGCTTCATGCGCCCCTCGATCTTGAAGGAACAGACGCCGGCCTCGATCATCTGCGGCAGTACGTCGAGCGCGTTCAGGTCGCAGGGGCTGAGCAGATACGCGCCGGCGGAACCGCGCAGGAGATTTTCGCCGCTGCCGCCTGTCAGCGTATACGGCATGCGGCAGGGCTGAGCGCAGCGGCCGCGGTTGCCGCTGCGTCCGCCGATCAGACTGCTCATCAGGCACTGGCCGGAATAGCAGACGCACAGCGCGCCGTGGATGAAGGCTTCGATCTCGAGGCCTTCAGCCGCGGCGGCCCGGAGGTCGGCGAGCGAAAGCTCGCGGGCCGGCACGGCGCGGACCATGCCGCAGGCCGCGGCGAAGCGCACTCCGGCCGAACTGGTGATCGTCATCTGGGTGCTGGCGTGCAGCGGCAGTTCCGGAACGATTTTGCGGGCCAGGCGCAGCACGCCGAGGTCCTGCACGATGACGGCGTCCACGCCGGCGTTGTTCAGAAAA
This sequence is a window from Pyramidobacter sp. YE332. Protein-coding genes within it:
- a CDS encoding excinuclease ABC subunit UvrC — translated: MDERERMGRIRAILRTLPLKPGVYLMHDETGRVIYVGKAKKLKRRVSSYFNHRDFAIPRLRKLVQTVQDISFIRTETESEAFIVESRLIKVIQPFFNVELKMGSRYPFIVVTAERFPRVLVTHTRPKAGRVFGPYTSAGAMRSMLNLIKNFFPARNCSMNLEKEKLARPCIMYDIGKCLGPCAGKCTEKEYNETVDDILMLLNGQTADLVSRLRTRMERLAKEMRFEEAAKARDTIRDLWKFSRQKLSVTLTDDLDEDTWAAMTRLRDLCGLPVVPWRIDGFDISHSAGRETYGVAVVFEQGYPNQSLYRRYAIKSVDGIDDFRSMRETVLRRYRGMIESQLPLPQLILIDGGPEQLAFARQALAEVPVAIRTIALAKRDELIFTEPDKPPLRLDWNDPALRLLQRVRDESHRFAITTHRRKRVSRLSRSALEDVPGIGKHKAALLLSTFGSVQRIASLSAEELQKAPGIGPVQAAKILDFLTEAPAPEAPAPKRTVELVRVERPIGIPVPETAKYRWDKTIDVPYREALPERRDVPEAAGALSAAGEETEDGGIVRRTYNPKRKRGIHRA
- a CDS encoding ISAs1 family transposase, which produces MNQTFLELLAEIEDFRTGNAIHYRLQDILLVSVLAVICNMDTYTEMAMFADHQKKYLAPFCDFRHGTPSHDTFGKVLSRLDPRVLSERFNAWMSELYVHLGKLAESRGMTVAIDGKTICRSGSSERKASHVLTAFASRAQLVLGQIKTDEKSNEITAIPELLDLFQVKDTVVTIDAMGTQKDIAAKIIEKGGDYVLAVKGNQKKLHDDIIWHLRSEAQDTSTRELKAKGQYASTLEKDHGRIERRECYLSNDLSWFEGLEDWRGITGVAWIHNTRNVDNKTSTEDHYFIYSLKGARAQDLLRIKREHWAIENNLHWMLDMAFREDDCRARAKNAAEVMNILRKLALQMLKTCETCKCGMRSKRKLCGLGIPTALQVLGLVPTGVLIP
- a CDS encoding heat-shock protein Hsp90 is translated as MDNNAMIAKVKEVVAAGSCCAEMKAAGQEWLDAVGTPKQKEAAEKLVQELEEDVQSIDATMDFLKSQAAVDLLGAETVARMTEQGKKVKASGGKYCFCPACQGGVEILARKEELFS
- the cysS gene encoding cysteine--tRNA ligase, giving the protein MALALYNDLTRKKEPFVPLREGKVTFYSCGPTVYDYFHIGNARPFIVFDVLRRYLEFRGYEVTFVQNFTDIDDKMIARANRDGVTVQQLAEKTITDYYEDADALGIKRASFYPRATEYIPKIIKLIQRVIDNGHAYVVDGTVYFDVKSFPAYGKLSHQNLDDLQSGARIEVDDVKRSPLDFVLWKPQKPGEPAWESPWGLGRPGWHIECSAMSTDLLGDTVDIHTGGIDLVFPHHENEIAQSEAATGKPFVKYWLHNEYILINAEKMSKSLGNFLTARAARQKFPPLAIRMFMLGAHYRSPINFAPEGLEQAAAAVERLRNCWSDLQFAKGGRLGETSAAGAALTAALDTFREDFIAAMDDDFNTAAAIGVIFEAVTEVNKYLKGNEKLDPAAVAAAEKFFGDIDGVMGIIGIEQEKKEESGGEAARIEALIAERNAARKAKDFKRSDAIRDELAAQGVILEDTPQGTKWKKKI
- a CDS encoding U32 family peptidase, with amino-acid sequence MKKSLELLAPAGTWQALEAAVNAGADAVYLGGKAFGARAYADNFDRDELSRAVYFAHMHGVRLFVTVNTLAEDREMRELADYLAFLNNAGVDAVIVQDLGVLRLARKIVPELPLHASTQMTITSSAGVRFAAACGMVRAVPARELSLADLRAAAAEGLEIEAFIHGALCVCYSGQCLMSSLIGGRSGNRGRCAQPCRMPYTLTGGSGENLLRGSAGAYLLSPCDLNALDVLPQMIEAGVCSFKIEGRMKRPEYVAVVVDAYRRAIDGCLAGNCRVPERDRAAVEQIFNRGFTTAYLTGRPGRKMISDSRPDNRGVIVGRVESLRRGRAAIRLEKELRRGDGLEFAGTGGSGAGTTAASLTVGGRKVESAPAGALAEIDVPPGVRRNAPVFRTLDTKLMEYAATFYGEKNKRRVPVNARVSAAVGRPLEVGLSDGEGHTGKGRTRFLAEAARTRPLDEASLRRQLERLGATEYALDKLELAVEGDLMVPISEINEARRQACEALDRARLDDFLPPRRPVEKSAASALLERENAALKKLAAARPAEKTRLSVWTDRLDGVRAALDGGADWVIFGGDRYFNQDAGFADCAAAVGLVHAAGRCAALGTPRIVAEPQLRLFNDFLRRAQDSGADQLNVHNLGLWQLAREMELKIPLWADMSLNIYNSQSLLFWYERGAAGATPSIELNMTQLRHLAGVSPLPLECLVQGPIEMMVSEYNVGDSFLGGKGKDAAGHRGEIYLRDRTRAVFRLASDQFGRMHVLNSQDLCALDLAPRLRDCGVARLRIDARTYRPDEIRRLTDLYRQALSGTLRNPQNLPNTTRGHYSRGVM